In Roseisolibacter agri, a genomic segment contains:
- a CDS encoding MFS transporter produces MSDRQEGGAGVGKLVALMFTAFLDMVGLLMVIPLIPFYAQHLGGNGIDVALGSIRYHLGIGQITALLVSAYTVAQLLSAPLWGRFSDRYGRRPALVVALTASAVAYIIFGYATSLVVLFLSRVVQGAGGGTVGVIQAYVADVARPDDRAKSLGWLSAATNAGVALGPVLGSWMQGAGKAAPGLLAAALCLVNILFVWRFLRESREVERTATGSHKAIVPRQRSHQAVARVLTHPGEPASRLISIYAIAIGAFQGVTSILALFLAARYGVTERTIGYFFMYIGIISVVTRAAILGKLVDRLGEARLARLGLTLMAIGLAALPLTNGYPTLAAAVALMPLGTAFTFPCVTAMLSRVTPKEERGLYMGVQQTFGGASRAIFPIIAGLAFDKLGVGVPFFIAAALVALTLLLGADLERYAKRESAAPA; encoded by the coding sequence GTGAGCGACCGGCAGGAGGGCGGCGCGGGCGTCGGCAAGCTGGTCGCGCTGATGTTCACGGCCTTCCTCGACATGGTCGGCCTGCTGATGGTGATCCCGCTGATCCCGTTCTACGCCCAGCACCTCGGCGGGAACGGGATCGACGTGGCGCTCGGCTCCATCCGCTACCACCTGGGCATCGGGCAGATCACCGCGCTGCTGGTGAGCGCGTACACGGTCGCGCAGCTTCTCAGCGCGCCGCTGTGGGGCCGCTTCTCCGACCGCTACGGCCGGCGCCCCGCGCTCGTCGTCGCGCTCACCGCGTCGGCGGTCGCGTACATCATCTTCGGCTACGCGACGTCGCTCGTCGTGCTCTTCCTGTCGCGCGTGGTGCAGGGCGCGGGCGGCGGCACGGTGGGCGTGATCCAGGCCTACGTGGCCGACGTCGCGCGCCCCGACGACCGCGCGAAGAGCCTCGGCTGGCTCTCCGCCGCCACGAACGCCGGCGTCGCGCTCGGCCCCGTGCTCGGCTCGTGGATGCAGGGCGCGGGCAAGGCGGCGCCCGGGCTGCTCGCGGCGGCGCTCTGCCTCGTCAACATCCTCTTCGTGTGGCGCTTCCTGCGCGAGTCGCGCGAGGTCGAGCGCACCGCGACCGGCTCGCACAAGGCGATCGTGCCGCGCCAGCGCTCGCACCAGGCGGTGGCGCGCGTGCTCACGCACCCGGGCGAGCCCGCGTCGCGCCTGATCTCGATCTACGCCATTGCCATCGGCGCGTTCCAGGGCGTGACGTCGATCCTCGCGCTCTTCCTGGCGGCGCGCTACGGCGTCACCGAGCGCACGATCGGCTACTTCTTCATGTACATCGGCATCATCTCGGTCGTCACGCGCGCCGCGATCCTCGGCAAGCTGGTGGACCGGCTGGGCGAGGCGCGGCTGGCGCGCCTGGGCCTGACGCTGATGGCGATCGGCCTCGCGGCGCTGCCGCTCACGAACGGCTACCCGACGCTCGCGGCCGCCGTCGCGCTGATGCCGCTCGGCACCGCGTTCACCTTCCCCTGCGTGACGGCGATGCTCTCGCGCGTGACGCCCAAGGAGGAGCGCGGGCTGTACATGGGCGTGCAGCAGACGTTCGGCGGCGCGTCGCGCGCCATCTTCCCGATCATCGCCGGCCTCGCGTTCGACAAGCTGGGCGTCGGCGTGCCGTTCTTCATCGCGGCCGCGCTGGTCGCCCTGACGCTGCTGCTGGGCGCGGACCTGGAGCGCTACGCCAAGCGCGAGTCCGCGGCGCCGGCCTGA